A stretch of the Engraulis encrasicolus isolate BLACKSEA-1 chromosome 19, IST_EnEncr_1.0, whole genome shotgun sequence genome encodes the following:
- the LOC134435345 gene encoding synaptotagmin-like protein 2, translated as MKPSSDFADQLDLSFLSAEEEAAILKVLQRDENLRKQDTGRVRRLKANAPDPEQLRVLTGEWFEDLKAKRYGQPCDITAVVKCSMRKKKTSAPKINPFMNYTTPEEDDKGGLNSNQLSVSNHPPAFTEKTYREYNDEDFNLNYEPTPSAFSGGQKSPSYHQEEDAWGRRQPAGKSTNPFLSAHTVTDTPISTAPAASPRPGNDSPGANESPPAESSSSRTFAFLQSPFKSSTPPPSTKDVDGSKRVSLPPALRKGTSVEDSWVKISVEPNTADLNQGTGPLSTGTGSVRYGYGAEAEIEPHTSCSSSDSEESQAVPRTPSEPVLLSYNPNASEDEEENIPHVVSARPVPRQRSFAKGPRNLDPDLDTETPEAAAAAAAAAAAVAAVAEDKALFGQASSSSSSSSTTAPTETAISYEVASSRSLSPGLISCHSSSSSSREHQSTGGHDDRRVREEEEEAKERENESEGEITLKKKQPRMNFFYQSRGTSNDTPATGGGGAGGADDSGSRVEESERIKVSDPPPPQDPHASAYVPFKMASRLEVSVKEGGEKGKAEETGASRAFGVGSKAFTPRQPNKSLSIESEDSPRNIREPAVAVAVAQPAAARPEQPGEDKLDDFFCSPPETEYKIPKLSSRLLIHAGDEIVCSDLSYAPPSGDGRRASQNENERVERENVFEATIRQDEFGMNQRQADRDREPPAAGQSPTTPQHTQRSGHDGPHLEVKSARVRFSPLATTTTKTTSTTVEDEQASTPANYRLFESMQSGPAEEARRGEGLAAEEEEEEEGDVDDGGEKDMWAVEEDEGGEKRTPFLMRSRVARKVLPSRFSDDHMTRGRDRGQRQGQGEGQARDQLSHSAPEEVTATGGGIETSPDLLKYDHQGDEWRPSTFSASSSASRPHRVTFGMAEDSLTPVSTRAGVDSEDTAVTVTTVPSGTAASDTSLSSSSDFEVTEFNYRKPTVPSGFDRQEKHEKDNDGDARTTVESSTSSNPFQVWRGNPFVPAIASAGGGDHVRVSVEEPVAPEHVSSSVDVRPLIRPEDQPEPTSVQMGSYKVPSIVIMPSETQHVELKKEGGKSPMPKAVKGIVASAEGEDDTLDTDDDDQSSVSSFGSDLSGRKNHLGNKSFAGRTGSLLSIYSEAGDFGNVVVQGAVEFAMMYSPAEELIIMVEQCQDLAHGNARKQRTDPYVKTYLHPDKFRRTKRKTSIKKQTTNPVFVESLRYKIKKRELHDKTLNLSVWHNDSRGRNVFLGQVELDLNTWDWGHEALTWYNLQPKGGDAHESQDYRGTLFVAVKYVPPASTGKLLLSHTHLIGLTLI; from the exons ATGAAGCCCAGCAGCGACTTCGCCGATCAGCTGGATTTGAGTTTTCTGTCAGCGGAGGAGGAAGCGGCGATCTTAAAAGTTTTACAGCGAGATGAAAACTTGAGGAAGCAAGACACGGGACGCGTGAG GCGGCTAAAGGCCAACGCGCCAGACCCCGAGCAGTTGAGGGTGTTGACGGGTGAATGGTTCGAGGACCTCAAAGCCAAACGCTATGGGCAGCCATGCGACATCACTGCTGTGGTCAAGTGCTCCATGCGGAAGAAAAAGACATCTG CCCCCAAGATCAACCCCTTCATGAACTACACTACACCAGAGGAAGATGACAAGGGAGGTCTCAACTCAAA TCAGTTATCCGTCTCTAATCACCCTCCGGCTTTTACTGAAAAG ACATACCGGGAATACAACGATGAAGATTTCAATCTCAATTATG AGCCCACCCCCTCTGCTTTCAGTGGTGGCCAGAAATCACCCAGCTACCACCAAGAGGAGGACGCATGGGGAAGGAGGCAGCCTGCCGGAAAATCCACTAACCCTTTCCTGAGCGCACACACAGTCACCGACACACCTATCAGCACGGCCCCAGCTGCCAGCCCTCGGCCTGGTAATGATTCACCAGGAGCAAACGAATCGCCTCCTgccgagagcagcagcagcaggacattCGCATTCCTGCAGTCGCCTTTCAagtcctccacccctcccccctccactaaAGATGTGGACGGCAGCAAGAGGGTGTCCCTACCACCTGCTTTACGCAAAGGGACATCCGTGGAGGACAGCTGGGTGAAGATATCCGTCGAGCCCAACACGGCGGATCTGAATCAGGGAACAGGTCCGCTGTCTACAGGTACAGGGAGTGTTCGGTATGGGTATGGGGCCGAGGCTGAAATCGAGCCCCACACGAGCTGCTCGTCGTCTGACTCGGAGGAGTCGCAGGCTGTCCCTCGGACGCCTAGCGAGCCGGTGCTATTGAGCTACAATCCAAATGCctcggaggacgaggaggagaacaTTCCTCACGTCGTCAGCGCCAGGCCGGTCCCTCGTCAGAGGTCGTTTGCAAAGGGGCCTCGTAACCTTGACCCTGACCTTGACACTGAAACacctgaagcagcagcagcagcagcagcagcagcagcagcagtagcagcagtagcagaagaCAAGGCCCTGTTTGGCCAGGCCTCAAGCTCGAGCTCGAGCTCCTCAACCACTGCACCGACGGAAACGGCGATAAGTTATGAAGTGGCTTCCTCCAGATCTCTATCTCCTGGACTCATTTcctgccacagcagcagcagcagcagcagggagcaTCAGTCTACAGGGGGCCATGATGACAGACGAGtgcgagaggaggaagaggaagcgaaggagagagagaacgagagtgagggagagatcaCACTGAAGAAGAAGCAGCCCCGCATGAACTTCTTTTATCAGTCACGAGGCACCTCAAACGACACACCAGccacaggtggtggtggtgcaggtggtgCTGATGATAGCGGTAGTCGTGTTGAAGAATCTGAAAGAATTAAAGTGTcagacccaccaccaccacaagatcCACATGCAAGTGCTTATGTGCCTTTCAAAATGGCCTCACGCTTAGAAGTGTCtgtgaaagagggaggagagaaagggaaagcgGAAGAGACAGGTGCGAGTAGAGCTTTTGGTGTTGGCAGTAAGGCCTTCACGCCTCGCCAGCCAAATAAAAGTCTGTCGATAGAGAGCGAAGATTCTCCAAGAAACATCAGAGagcctgctgttgctgttgctgttgctcagCCTGCTGCTGCTCGCCCGGAACAGCCCGGAGAAGACAAATTGGATGATTTTTTCTGCAGCCCTCCCGAGACGGAGTATAAAATTCCAAAACTGAGCTCTCGCCTCCTTATTCATGCAGGGGATGAGATCGTTTGTAGTGATTTAAGCTACGCGCCGCCGTCAGGCGATGGGCGCCGTGCCAGCCAGAATGAAAACGAGAGAGTTGAAAGGGAAAACGTGTTTGAGGCTACAATCAGGCAAGATGAATTTGGAATGAATCAGAGGCAGGCGGATAGGGATAGGGAACCACCTGCAGCTGGCCAATCACCaaccaccccacaacacacacagagatcaggACACGACGGGCCTCATCTTGAGGTCAAGTCAGCGAGGGTACGTTTCTCACCCTtagctacaacaacaacaaaaacaacttcAACAACAGTGGAGGACGAACAGGCAAGCACGCCTGCAAACTATCGCCTCTTTGAAAGCATGCAGTCAGGCCCTGCTGAAGAGGCCAGGAGAGGCGAGGGTttagcagcagaggaggaggaggaggaagagggtgatgTGGACGACGGGGGTGAGAAGGACATGTGGGcggtggaggaggacgaggggggTGAGAAGCGGACGCCGTTCCTAATGAGGTCTCGTGTGGCCCGCAAGGTGCTGCCTTCGCGGTTTAGTGATGACCACATGACCAGGGGCCGGGATaggggacagagacagggacagggagagggacaggCCAGGGACCAGCTCTCACACTCAGCCCCAGAGGAAGTGACTGCCACTGGGGGAGGAATCGAAACGAGCCCTGACCTCCTCAAATACGACCACCAGGGAGACGAGTGGCGCCCCTCCAccttctccgcctcctcctccgcctccaggCCCCACAGGGTCACGTTTGGCATGGCGGAGGATTCTCTCACCCCCGTATCGACGCGTGCTGGCGTGGACTCTGAAGACACAGCAGTGACCGTCACCACCGTGCCCTCGGGCACAGCTGCAAGTGACACGAGTCTTAGCAGTAGCAGCGATTTCGAGGTGACAGAATTTAACTATAGAAAGCCCACCGTGCCTTCTGGGTTTGACAGGCAGGAAAAACATGAGAAGGATAATGATGGTGATGCGCGTACAACTGTAGAGTCTTCCACGTCAAGCAACCCCTTTCAAGTGTGGCGAGGAAACCCCTTTGTGCCAGCCATTGCCAGTGCCGGTGGTGGTgaccatgtgcgtgtgtctgtggaggAGCCCGTGGCCCCTGAACATGTGTCCTCAAGTGTTGATGTGCGTCCTCTCATTAGGCCCGAGGACCAGCCCGAACCCACAAGCGTACAGATGGGAAGTTACAAAGTCCCCTCCATAGTCATCATGCCCTCCGAGACTCAGCATGTAGAGCTGAAAAAAG AGGGTGGGAAGTCCCCCATGCCCAAGGCTGTCAAGGGCATCGTTGCATCTGCAGAGGGCGAG GATGACACGTTGGACACAGACGATGATGACCAGAGCTCAGTGTCCAGTTTTGGCTCCGATCTCTCTGGCAGGAAGAATCACCTCGGCAATAAATCCTTCGCAGGG CGCACAGGCAGTCTGCTGAGCATCTACAGTGAGGCGGGCGACTTTGGGAACGTGGTGGTGCAGGGAGCGGTGGAGTTCGCCATGATGTACAGTCCAGCGGAGGAGCTCATCATCATGGTGGAACAGTGTCAGGACCTCGCCCACGGCAACGCTCGCAAACAACGCACAGACCC